The following are encoded together in the Acaryochloris thomasi RCC1774 genome:
- a CDS encoding NUDIX hydrolase gives MPLAGFNVGVDNVIFSVDTNHNQLLVLLAVRQTPPYVGQWALPGTLVRQGEALENAAYRILSEKIRVQNLYLEQLYTFGGPNRDPRESAESSRYLSVSYFAVVRYEEAILMSDERHLISWHPIGQIPPLAFDHAQILAYGHNRLRNKLEYSPVAFDVLPDLFTLSDLYQLYRTVLGDQFSDYSNFRARILKLGFLAATGQKVGRGAGRPASLYRFDAEAFAPLKDKPMVFI, from the coding sequence CTGCCCCTAGCGGGTTTCAATGTGGGCGTCGATAACGTCATCTTTTCCGTTGATACCAACCATAATCAGCTTCTGGTGCTGTTGGCGGTGCGTCAGACGCCGCCCTACGTGGGGCAGTGGGCCTTGCCGGGAACACTTGTCCGGCAAGGCGAGGCCCTAGAAAATGCTGCCTATCGCATTTTATCTGAGAAGATTCGGGTTCAGAACCTTTACCTAGAGCAGCTCTATACCTTTGGCGGCCCTAACCGAGATCCGCGAGAATCAGCAGAAAGCTCCCGCTACCTGTCCGTGAGCTACTTTGCCGTCGTGCGCTATGAAGAAGCTATTTTGATGAGCGATGAGCGACATCTGATCTCGTGGCACCCCATTGGACAGATTCCCCCGCTGGCCTTCGATCACGCACAAATTTTGGCCTACGGTCATAACCGACTCCGCAACAAGCTAGAGTACAGCCCTGTGGCCTTCGACGTTTTGCCCGACTTGTTTACCCTCAGCGATCTCTATCAGCTCTACCGCACGGTACTGGGCGACCAATTTTCAGACTATTCTAACTTCCGCGCTCGGATTCTAAAGCTGGGTTTTTTGGCGGCGACCGGCCAAAAAGTGGGTCGAGGTGCCGGTCGCCCTGCCTCGCTTTATCGATTTGATGCGGAGGCCTTTGCGCCCCTCAAGGATAAGCCGATGGTGTTTATTTAG
- a CDS encoding amino acid permease, with translation MPFFPLNRFAKTDQKGDEASPETPQGLGTFAGVYTPSVLTILGVIMYLRFGWVLGNVGLFNTLLIVTLSTSITFLTALSIAAIATDQTVRAGGAYYMISRSLGIETGGAVGIPLFFAQAFSVALYTLGFAESLVQAFPNLNQTLVALITTAIIGLLALRSLDIAMKAQYIIMGAIILSLASLVFGKPLAGVDINPLGAPVALPIAEAADFWAVFAVFFPAVTGIMAGVNLSGDLKDPKRSIPKGTLAAVGTGYLVYMLLPILLAFRADFPSLVQDPLVMRRISLWGNAIFLGVWGATLSSAIGSILGAPRVLQALARDGVLPRSLRWLGQGSGPSDTPKWGTLLTLALALTLVLLGDINLIAPILSMFFLTTYMVLNVAAAIEGFVRSPSFRPTFKVHWIFSLAGAVGCIAVMFLINGFATIVAAVVSLAIYLWLERQEIESTWGDVRQGMWMTLVRMGLFNLARVPDVKNWRPHILVLSGVPSRRWHLVEFASALSHNRGLVTIASVLPSGARDTHQQVTMEAMIQDYLERRGTQALVRLVQGQDFFEGAERLVEAYGLGTLVPNTIVLGATGESESQDRYCQMIANFHQVQRNVVILRYQTPQPRSLRLRSRIDVWWGGLKNNGGLMLIVADLLRTSREWRNAVVWLKLVVPNQAAAEAARMNIKAVLKRLRVDAVAEVLISDGQPFDKILQLSSKTADLVVLGMATPHENYSQYYTKLQERTAGLPTTLFVLASEDLDFIEVLDND, from the coding sequence ATGCCCTTTTTTCCGCTAAACCGCTTCGCAAAAACCGATCAGAAGGGTGATGAGGCTAGTCCAGAAACTCCGCAAGGTCTGGGGACGTTCGCTGGCGTTTATACGCCTTCGGTTTTAACGATCTTAGGAGTCATCATGTACCTGCGCTTCGGCTGGGTGCTGGGTAATGTGGGGCTCTTCAATACGTTACTAATCGTGACGCTGTCGACCTCTATTACGTTTCTGACGGCACTCTCCATAGCTGCGATCGCAACTGATCAAACGGTCCGAGCAGGCGGCGCTTATTACATGATTAGCCGATCCCTCGGCATTGAAACCGGCGGAGCCGTCGGCATCCCGCTCTTTTTTGCCCAAGCCTTTTCTGTGGCGCTGTATACCTTAGGATTCGCCGAAAGCTTAGTGCAGGCGTTTCCAAATCTCAACCAAACCCTAGTGGCCTTAATCACTACAGCCATCATTGGCCTCCTGGCGCTGCGGTCCCTTGATATCGCAATGAAAGCCCAGTACATCATCATGGGCGCCATCATTCTGTCGTTGGCCTCACTGGTCTTCGGCAAGCCATTAGCGGGGGTAGACATCAATCCTCTTGGGGCTCCAGTCGCCCTGCCCATTGCTGAAGCCGCCGATTTTTGGGCCGTCTTTGCTGTTTTCTTCCCTGCCGTCACCGGGATTATGGCAGGCGTCAATCTCTCCGGCGACCTCAAAGATCCCAAGCGATCCATTCCCAAAGGCACGCTCGCCGCAGTGGGAACCGGCTATCTCGTCTATATGCTGCTGCCGATTTTGCTGGCGTTTCGAGCCGACTTCCCAAGCCTTGTCCAGGATCCCCTCGTAATGCGCCGCATTTCTCTATGGGGCAATGCGATCTTTCTCGGGGTTTGGGGAGCCACCCTATCAAGCGCTATCGGCAGTATTTTAGGTGCCCCACGCGTTTTGCAGGCACTGGCGAGAGATGGTGTTTTGCCCCGTTCACTACGCTGGTTAGGACAAGGCAGCGGTCCGAGCGACACACCCAAATGGGGAACCCTGTTAACTCTGGCACTAGCCCTGACGCTAGTGCTGCTGGGAGATATCAACCTGATCGCTCCCATTTTGAGCATGTTTTTCTTGACCACCTATATGGTGCTCAATGTGGCAGCAGCCATTGAGGGATTCGTCCGTAGTCCCTCCTTTCGACCCACGTTCAAAGTGCATTGGATCTTCTCTTTGGCAGGGGCAGTCGGCTGCATTGCCGTCATGTTTTTGATCAATGGATTTGCCACCATTGTCGCCGCCGTCGTTTCGCTCGCTATTTATCTCTGGCTAGAGCGGCAAGAGATCGAGAGCACTTGGGGAGATGTGCGCCAGGGGATGTGGATGACCTTGGTACGAATGGGTTTGTTCAATCTAGCTCGCGTTCCTGACGTCAAGAATTGGCGGCCCCACATTCTAGTGCTGTCAGGCGTACCGTCGCGGCGCTGGCACCTCGTGGAGTTCGCCTCTGCCCTTTCCCACAATCGCGGCCTGGTTACGATTGCCAGCGTTTTGCCCAGTGGGGCACGGGACACCCATCAGCAGGTGACCATGGAGGCGATGATCCAGGACTATTTAGAGCGTCGTGGGACGCAGGCATTAGTACGCCTCGTCCAGGGACAGGACTTTTTTGAAGGGGCAGAGCGGTTAGTAGAAGCCTATGGCTTAGGGACGCTGGTCCCCAATACGATTGTGCTGGGGGCAACCGGAGAGTCAGAGAGCCAAGATCGCTACTGCCAAATGATTGCGAACTTCCATCAGGTGCAGCGGAACGTTGTGATCTTGCGCTACCAGACGCCCCAGCCTCGGAGCCTGCGATTGCGGTCTCGCATCGATGTGTGGTGGGGAGGACTCAAAAATAACGGGGGTCTGATGCTGATTGTGGCCGATCTCCTGCGGACCAGCCGGGAATGGCGCAATGCGGTTGTCTGGCTCAAGCTGGTGGTGCCCAATCAGGCCGCAGCAGAAGCTGCTCGCATGAATATCAAAGCGGTTCTGAAACGACTACGGGTGGATGCCGTTGCTGAAGTCTTGATTTCTGACGGACAGCCCTTTGATAAAATTCTGCAGCTATCGTCGAAAACAGCGGACCTAGTGGTTTTAGGCATGGCAACGCCACACGAAAACTACAGCCAGTACTACACCAAGCTGCAGGAACGGACAGCAGGCTTACCGACGACTTTATTTGTACTGGCCTCTGAAGATTTAGATTTTATTGAGGTTTTAGATAACGATTAA
- a CDS encoding glutaredoxin family protein yields MIQLILYSKPGCHLCEGLQEKLEQIQEPPLQLEVRDITINDAWFQAYQYEVPVLFQMAADATEKQLPRPSPRLSVEQLQKFLHKSLKA; encoded by the coding sequence ATGATTCAGCTCATTCTCTACAGCAAGCCGGGCTGTCACCTCTGTGAGGGACTTCAAGAAAAACTGGAGCAGATTCAGGAGCCACCGCTGCAGTTAGAAGTTAGAGACATCACGATCAATGATGCTTGGTTCCAGGCCTATCAGTACGAAGTTCCCGTCCTGTTCCAAATGGCAGCAGATGCGACGGAGAAACAACTTCCTCGTCCCTCTCCTCGCCTCTCGGTTGAACAGCTCCAAAAGTTCCTCCATAAATCCTTGAAAGCTTAG
- a CDS encoding UDP-N-acetylmuramoyl-L-alanyl-D-glutamate--2,6-diaminopimelate ligase — MVKLRALLAQLPAELSAESTWNSSTHSALETEITGLATNSWTCKPGDLFMGMPGTRVDGGDFWASAIESGAVAALVSAQVPRPEEGTACVIPMTDMNRVCAEVAAAFYDYPSQKMQMVGVTGTNGKTTTTHLIEYLFNHCQKATALLGTLYARWPGHEQTATHTTPFAVDLQQQLSAAQKAGSEYGVMEISSHALAQQRVLGCKFSVAVFSNLTQDHLDYHKDLDDYFEAKALLFSPTYLQGRAIVNLDDSYGRRLIERVDSVWTYSTENSDADLWTSDLVYAPGGVQGQLHTPSGTVPFQSPLVGQFNVANLLAAVGAGLALELDLEMMVQALSQFLGVPGRMEQVAVVPSQDISVIVDYAHTPDSLENMLKAARPFVKGQMICVFGCGGDRDRTKRPLMGGIAASFADQVVVTSDNPRTEDPQQILQDVLAGIDDSVQPVVEVDRHAAIQAAILKAQPGDFVLIAGKGHEDYQILGTEKIHFDDREEAQAALKQRLNS, encoded by the coding sequence ATGGTCAAATTGCGTGCCTTACTTGCCCAACTTCCCGCTGAACTCAGTGCGGAGTCAACCTGGAACAGCTCAACACATTCGGCTCTGGAAACAGAGATTACGGGGCTGGCAACCAATTCTTGGACCTGCAAGCCTGGCGATTTATTTATGGGTATGCCGGGTACCCGTGTTGATGGCGGCGATTTTTGGGCAAGCGCCATTGAGTCAGGAGCCGTGGCAGCTTTAGTCTCTGCCCAGGTCCCGCGCCCTGAAGAGGGGACTGCCTGCGTCATCCCCATGACGGATATGAATCGCGTCTGTGCTGAAGTGGCGGCTGCTTTCTATGACTATCCCAGCCAAAAGATGCAGATGGTGGGTGTGACCGGCACCAATGGTAAAACCACTACCACCCATCTAATTGAATATCTATTTAATCACTGTCAGAAGGCGACTGCCCTCCTTGGGACGCTCTATGCCCGTTGGCCGGGGCATGAACAAACGGCTACTCACACAACACCTTTTGCGGTGGACCTGCAGCAGCAGCTATCGGCTGCCCAGAAAGCTGGTTCTGAGTACGGCGTTATGGAAATCAGTTCTCATGCCCTGGCGCAGCAGCGGGTTCTGGGCTGTAAGTTCAGCGTGGCGGTCTTTTCTAATCTGACGCAGGATCATCTGGACTACCACAAAGATTTAGACGACTACTTTGAAGCGAAGGCGCTCTTGTTTAGTCCCACTTACCTACAGGGACGGGCCATTGTTAACCTCGATGACTCCTACGGTCGTCGCCTGATCGAACGCGTTGACAGCGTATGGACCTACAGCACAGAAAACTCTGATGCTGATCTGTGGACCAGCGATCTGGTCTATGCCCCGGGTGGTGTACAGGGACAACTGCATACGCCCTCAGGCACAGTTCCGTTTCAGTCACCGCTGGTGGGACAGTTCAACGTTGCTAATCTGTTGGCGGCGGTGGGGGCAGGCTTAGCTCTTGAGCTTGATCTCGAGATGATGGTCCAAGCTCTATCTCAGTTCTTGGGTGTGCCAGGGCGGATGGAGCAGGTTGCCGTTGTACCAAGCCAAGATATTAGCGTCATCGTTGACTATGCCCATACGCCTGACAGTTTAGAAAATATGCTGAAGGCTGCACGCCCCTTTGTGAAGGGCCAGATGATTTGTGTGTTTGGCTGTGGTGGCGATCGCGATCGCACCAAGCGTCCGCTGATGGGTGGCATTGCCGCTAGTTTCGCCGATCAGGTAGTTGTGACTTCAGATAACCCCCGTACTGAAGATCCCCAGCAAATTCTGCAGGATGTTTTGGCGGGTATCGATGATAGCGTTCAGCCGGTTGTGGAAGTCGATCGCCATGCTGCTATTCAGGCGGCAATTCTCAAGGCTCAGCCAGGAGATTTTGTCTTAATCGCGGGTAAAGGCCACGAAGACTATCAGATTCTAGGCACGGAGAAGATTCACTTCGATGACCGCGAAGAAGCCCAAGCCGCTCTAAAGCAAAGACTCAATTCCTGA
- a CDS encoding tetratricopeptide repeat protein: MSSFLGKLRNLFTDQPSLPVSHAGALAKVYGDDLDSPEAFINRANKRAVNGDVDGALDDFNEAIQLNPAKATAYFNRGFLHNTVGRFEQAILDFSEAIQLLPDYDEAYFHRGIGRAQSNDLQGAVGDFSQALQINSLCVKAYYRRAEALAELGDEKGALADYSQAILNVPRDANAYYRRGLFLARLGEQPTAINDFTQAIERKSDHADAYFHRGYCYAQLGDEARATQDFSQALLYDPSHEAAQYNRTYSLEALKGASDPPPLLPSAQEPVCAPERQLEAATDPLPGEAQFAPSSTSSIEVSWSESVPPEVELSSSSSPPPAVMPPESVESYFDRAQARAVQGDLLGAISDYTEIIERDPHNTQAYYQRGQSRNALGDADAAMQDLEQAIHWTRLQSLSLLKDFSGELADTIATLKSDLPANPQPSDKTLPPIESAIEATSQAIRDNPNDAHAFFERGKSRALLGDLDGAIADYTESIRLDPTQSEVYYKRGRSRAALGDSQGATEDLNHAIRQKPLAKTPRPSKKSEGPLPFANRMSPSQCDHQGNLPHNRFCIHCGIPLALDVQPQPPSEAETLFEQGVTSAKTGDKVSGIKALASALPLFLEQQNMDRYQETMKMIQHYSNDLPS, from the coding sequence TTGAGTTCTTTCCTGGGTAAACTTCGCAACCTATTCACCGATCAGCCCTCGCTGCCTGTCTCTCACGCCGGGGCGCTGGCCAAGGTTTATGGTGACGATCTCGATAGCCCAGAAGCGTTTATCAATCGAGCTAATAAACGAGCCGTCAATGGTGATGTCGACGGTGCCCTGGACGACTTCAACGAAGCGATCCAGCTTAACCCAGCTAAGGCTACAGCCTACTTTAACCGCGGATTTCTACATAATACTGTCGGTCGATTTGAACAGGCGATCTTAGACTTCAGTGAAGCGATTCAGTTGCTTCCAGATTACGATGAAGCCTATTTTCATCGCGGGATTGGGCGTGCCCAATCGAATGATTTGCAGGGAGCCGTCGGTGACTTCAGTCAGGCTTTGCAGATTAATTCTTTATGCGTCAAGGCTTACTATAGGCGTGCTGAAGCCCTTGCTGAATTAGGTGATGAGAAAGGCGCTTTAGCTGACTATTCGCAGGCGATTCTCAACGTACCGAGAGACGCCAATGCTTACTATCGTCGGGGACTGTTTTTGGCGAGACTCGGAGAACAGCCCACCGCCATTAACGACTTTACCCAGGCCATTGAGCGTAAGTCAGACCATGCCGATGCTTATTTTCATCGTGGCTATTGCTATGCCCAATTGGGCGATGAGGCCAGGGCCACTCAAGACTTTAGCCAAGCATTGCTCTATGACCCCAGCCACGAGGCCGCTCAATATAATCGCACCTATTCTCTAGAAGCGCTTAAGGGTGCCAGTGATCCTCCGCCTCTTTTGCCGTCAGCTCAGGAACCTGTTTGTGCGCCAGAACGGCAGCTTGAAGCCGCAACGGATCCACTCCCAGGTGAGGCTCAATTTGCCCCCTCTTCGACATCCAGCATTGAGGTTTCTTGGTCTGAGTCAGTTCCTCCAGAGGTAGAACTATCCTCCTCCTCCTCTCCGCCGCCAGCGGTTATGCCGCCTGAGTCTGTGGAAAGCTATTTTGACCGCGCTCAAGCTCGGGCCGTCCAAGGCGATTTATTGGGTGCGATCTCAGATTACACCGAAATTATTGAGCGAGATCCCCACAACACGCAGGCCTACTATCAGCGCGGTCAAAGTCGCAATGCTCTTGGGGATGCTGATGCCGCGATGCAGGATCTAGAACAAGCCATTCATTGGACCCGTCTTCAGTCGTTGAGTCTTCTTAAGGACTTCAGTGGTGAACTGGCAGATACCATCGCCACGCTCAAAAGTGATCTGCCCGCCAACCCGCAGCCATCTGATAAGACTCTGCCGCCGATAGAATCGGCTATTGAAGCGACTTCCCAAGCCATTCGTGATAACCCTAACGATGCTCATGCCTTCTTTGAACGGGGTAAAAGTCGGGCCTTACTCGGTGATTTAGACGGAGCGATCGCAGACTATACCGAGTCGATTCGCCTTGACCCGACCCAAAGTGAGGTCTACTACAAGCGTGGGCGCAGTCGTGCTGCTCTGGGAGATAGTCAAGGAGCCACTGAGGATCTCAATCATGCGATTCGGCAAAAACCCCTAGCAAAAACACCGCGGCCTTCAAAAAAGAGCGAAGGGCCGCTACCCTTTGCGAATCGAATGTCTCCTAGTCAGTGCGATCATCAAGGCAACCTGCCTCACAATCGATTTTGCATTCACTGTGGTATCCCTTTGGCGTTAGATGTTCAGCCACAGCCACCTTCGGAGGCCGAGACCTTGTTTGAGCAGGGGGTTACCTCAGCCAAGACTGGAGATAAAGTCAGCGGTATCAAAGCACTGGCAAGCGCTCTACCTCTTTTTCTAGAGCAGCAGAATATGGACCGTTACCAAGAGACGATGAAGATGATCCAGCACTACTCCAATGATCTGCCGTCATGA
- a CDS encoding M50 family metallopeptidase, with amino-acid sequence MFDPSPQRGPQTPNEQLLVGLLITLAASLLALEFAQDFQPAKFSFFFFVFFWFPLLVLHEAAHAAMASVLGWSVDKVVIGIGRPLRSFHIGSIAVEWRLLPLEGFTRCRPTNLELPRVKNALIYLAGPGIEIILAVFILVVVGPNHLLRNSDQVGMIALQTLAVTSCCAGIMNLIPFSVRTPQKTIVNDGLGILLAIITPRHRYIEALRPMIGDSQ; translated from the coding sequence ATGTTCGATCCCTCACCGCAGCGAGGACCACAAACGCCAAATGAGCAGCTCTTGGTGGGGCTGCTCATTACCCTGGCAGCCAGCCTACTGGCATTGGAGTTTGCCCAGGATTTCCAGCCCGCCAAGTTCAGCTTTTTCTTTTTTGTCTTCTTCTGGTTTCCGCTGCTGGTTTTGCATGAAGCGGCACATGCAGCGATGGCAAGTGTTCTAGGGTGGTCTGTCGATAAAGTTGTGATCGGAATTGGGCGACCTTTGCGTTCTTTCCACATCGGCTCCATTGCAGTGGAGTGGCGATTGCTGCCACTGGAGGGCTTTACCCGTTGTCGCCCCACGAACCTAGAACTACCGCGCGTGAAAAACGCTTTGATCTATCTGGCAGGACCGGGGATCGAGATCATACTTGCGGTCTTCATCCTTGTGGTCGTGGGCCCCAATCACCTATTACGCAACTCAGATCAGGTGGGAATGATCGCCCTCCAAACATTGGCAGTCACAAGCTGCTGCGCAGGGATTATGAATCTGATTCCGTTTTCAGTTCGGACCCCTCAGAAAACGATTGTTAATGACGGCTTGGGAATTTTGCTGGCGATTATCACCCCGCGCCACAGATATATTGAAGCGCTGAGACCGATGATTGGTGATAGCCAGTAG
- a CDS encoding protochlorophyllide reductase, with translation MEQQQRSTVIITGASSGVGLFAAKALALSGKWHVIMACRNFLKTETAARAEGMPRDSYSVIHLDLACQESVHQFVRNFRQMGRPLDALVCNAAIYTPLQKKPQRTPEGYELNVGTNHLGHFLLCNLLLEDLKKSSHPQRRMVILGTVTANPKELGGKIPIPAPPDLGDLRGLEAGFQDPVTMINGKKYKPGKAYKDSKLCNMLTMRELHRRYHQSTGITFSALYPGCVATTGLFRNHFWLFRFLFPKFQRFITGGFVTEDTAGIRVAQVVADPLFSKSGVYWSWGNRQKSGRESFVQEVSDEASDDQKSVRLWELSAKLVGLTEQGRELSSVGSLGQ, from the coding sequence ATGGAACAGCAGCAACGGTCAACGGTCATTATCACAGGGGCATCTTCAGGGGTCGGTTTATTTGCAGCTAAAGCACTAGCCCTCTCCGGCAAGTGGCACGTGATTATGGCCTGCCGCAATTTTCTCAAGACCGAGACCGCAGCCCGAGCTGAGGGTATGCCTCGGGACAGCTACTCCGTCATTCACCTCGATCTCGCCTGTCAAGAAAGCGTGCATCAGTTCGTCAGGAACTTCCGGCAAATGGGTCGCCCCCTGGATGCACTTGTCTGCAATGCAGCCATCTATACTCCTCTACAGAAAAAGCCGCAGCGAACCCCTGAGGGCTACGAACTTAACGTCGGTACCAACCACCTCGGGCATTTTTTGCTCTGCAATCTGCTCCTCGAAGATCTGAAAAAGTCATCCCATCCGCAGCGACGGATGGTGATTCTGGGCACCGTCACCGCCAACCCCAAAGAGTTGGGTGGCAAAATCCCCATTCCAGCCCCGCCAGATCTGGGCGATCTCAGAGGTCTAGAGGCGGGCTTTCAAGACCCAGTGACAATGATCAACGGCAAAAAGTACAAGCCGGGTAAAGCCTACAAAGACAGCAAGCTGTGCAACATGCTGACCATGCGAGAGCTGCACCGTCGCTATCATCAGTCAACAGGTATTACCTTCAGCGCCCTTTATCCGGGCTGTGTCGCCACCACCGGTCTGTTCCGCAATCACTTTTGGCTGTTCAGATTTTTGTTTCCTAAATTCCAGCGGTTTATTACCGGCGGCTTTGTCACCGAAGACACGGCAGGCATTCGGGTCGCGCAGGTCGTTGCCGATCCGCTGTTTAGCAAATCCGGCGTCTACTGGAGCTGGGGCAATCGCCAGAAAAGTGGTCGGGAATCCTTCGTACAGGAAGTTTCAGACGAAGCCAGCGACGATCAGAAGTCAGTGCGCCTGTGGGAATTGAGCGCTAAATTGGTGGGCCTAACAGAACAAGGGCGTGAGCTAAGTTCGGTGGGTTCTTTGGGCCAGTAA